One Solanum lycopersicum chromosome 4, SLM_r2.1 DNA window includes the following coding sequences:
- the LOC104647105 gene encoding uncharacterized protein, whose amino-acid sequence MGLSTTEKVKLSTYQLKNVAQVWYVQWRDNKPIRGGTVTCEICKKSFLDRFFPREMRETKLVEFTNIPQGGRSVHEYSLKFIKLSKYAPSLVSNPRDQMSHFVTGVLEDLQEECHSVMLHENMNISRLMVNARRVEESRSKTTSRDAKRVISFDCGAINNMLEIQYKPRFKKTFSNHVPSKFPKARDDKVSKPIAPKGRSGKSPNEKTTCAKCGKGHHGECLVGRRNGFGCGKNGHKVTDCRNLKGQ is encoded by the coding sequence ATGGGGTTGTCTACTACTGAGAAGGTCAAGTTATCCACATACCAACTCAAAAATGTGGCTCAAGTTTGGTATGTTCAATGGAGGGACAATAAGCCTATTAGGGGTGGAACGGTGACTTGTGAGATCTGCAAGAAATCATTTCTTGAccggttctttcctagggagatgagggagaCCAAACTGGTAGAGTTCACCAACATTCCTCAAGGAGGTAGgagtgttcatgaatactccttgaaattcattaaactgtccaaatatgctccttccttGGTTTCCAATCCTAGAGATCAAATGAGTCACTTTGTGACGGGAGTGTTGGAGGACTTGCAAGAGGAGTGTCACTCAGTCATGCTACATgaaaacatgaacatttcccgtCTTATGGTGAATGCTAGAAGGGTGGAGGAGTCAAGGTCTAAGACGAcgagtagagatgctaagagggtAATATCATTTGATTGTGGTGCTATAAATAATATGCTTGAGATCCAAtacaagcctagatttaagaaaACGTTCTCTAATCATGTTCCATCCAAATTTCCTAAGGCTCGTGATGATAAGGTGTCTAAGCCTATAGCCCCAAAGGGAAGAAGTGGGAAATCTCCAAATGAGAAGACTACATGTGCCAAATGTGGAAAGGGTCATCATGGTGAGTGCTTGGTAGGAAGAAGAAATGGCTTTGGTTGTGGCAAGAATGGTCACAAGGTGACGGATTGTCGAAATTTGAAGGGGCAGTAA